The genomic window ACCCGTCAAATTTGATGTAAAAAGTACACCCCCTATACCAAATCTCAAAATTTTCATATAGGCATCCCGACAATCCCTACTATACAAAGAGTGGATATAGGTCGATACGTTTTTTTCCAACCGCCCCTACCAACGATTTTAGGTTTTTTGACGGCTGTTTTTGATTTCCTGCGCTCCGAGTGGTTAAAAAAGTTTTTAATAGTTGATATTTTGGTTAAAAACTGCTGTGAATACTTGTATTTATGGGCTTTTTGTTGTATATTACACTACAGTGCTGACAGTGACAGCATGGATATTATTTCCCTGCATAGATTCTCTTTGATTAAAGTAAGTTCAAATAGATTAAAATATTTAGAGTCGGGAATTAATTCGGGAGCAAATATTTTTAATCAACTATAAATAAATAGATTAAATAATATTATACTAGCCCCGATTGGAACGACATCCTTTTGGGTTGCGGTCGGAGTGAAGCGGAGACCGTAACCCAAAAGATACAGTGGAAAGCGGGAAAAAGCTCCAAAAAAAATCCCGCAGAATCAATCTACGGGAATATATTTTAAATTTTAAAAAGTTTTTAACCGAAAATTATTTCTGTACAGCCGGTAAATTCCCCGCCGCTTTCTGAACTTTTTTATACGTGTAAGAACACATCAAAATACTGAATTCATACAATAAAAGCAACGGAAAAGCCGCCATCATCATACTCAAAACATCGGCAGGAGTGATGATTGCAGCTACAACCATGATTAAAACAATCGCATGACGACGGTATGTTCTCATAAACATTGGCGTCAAAATCCCGATTGTTGTCAGGAAATAAATAAGGATCGGAAAAAGGAAAATGACTCCCATACCCAAAACGACCTGTAAAAATAATGTTGTATAATCGCTCAAATCGTAAAGCGGAATGATAATGTCTGAAATTTTAAAAATAACTCCAAAATTAACGGCAAAAGGAAGGATTAAAAAATATCCGCATAAAACTCCTGTCATGAATAAAATCCAAACAGAATTGATAATAAAGATTGAATTTTTTCTTTCTTTTGGATGCAAAGCCGGGCTGATAAATCTCCACAATTCCCAAACAAGATAAGGAAAAGCAGCTACAATACCACCGAAAATGGAAACCGCCATCATCACATTAAACTGCTGATACAGTTTACTCGCCCTTACCGGAAAATCCTTCGGAAGATGAATGCTGTTTTCTCCCAAAACCATTCTGGAAAAGTGATTGACAAGCTCGAAAGTCGGAAAATCGTTTCTCGTGGGACCAAAAAAAATATGATCCATAATCCAGTTGATATTAAAACCAATAGCAACAGCCGCAATTATAATAGCAATAATCGAGCGGATGAGGTGACCTCTTAATTCCCCAATATGTCCCCAAAAAGACATGTCTTTACCTTCACTCACAGGATGAAATTTTTAAGGCTCAAATTTATGAAAAAAGTTTCAGTAAAGTGGTTTAAAGTTTTTTTGGTTTTGGGTTTAAAGTTTTGAGTTTAGGGTTTTGAGTTTGAAGTTTAGAGTTTAAGTTATAATTAAACAGATGCTTCGACGGAGCTCAGCATGACATCTCTAATACTAACTGTTTTATTTTAACAGCCAGTGTCATGCTAGGGTTCTCGAAACATTTATATATATTATTAAAGAACTTTCAGCCTCACAGTGAAATTTATCAGTACAACATATCTACTAACTGTTTTATTTTAACAGCCAATTTGTAGCGGTGTCATGCTGAGCTCCGTCGAAGCATTTATACATAATTATTAAAAACCTCCAGCTCCCAGCTTCATCCTTCCAGCCTAATTTATCCCCTCATCCAACAACTTATGCAGGTCGATAATTCCGAAATATTTTCCGTCTTCCGTTACGACAAGCTGTCCGATGTTATTTTCTTTTAAAATTTTCATGGCTTCTTTTGCCAGAGCGGTTCTTTCAATCGTTTTCGGACGTGCAGACATGATGTCTTTTGCCAGTACTTTTGATATATCATCGCCTTTCATCAGCATTCTTCTTAAATCTCCGTCGGTGATAACGCCGATAATTTCATCTTCATTCGTCACGACCGTGATTCCGTGTCTTGAACCGCTGATGGAGATAATTACGTCTTTAACGGTGTCATTTTCAGTTACCTGAGGCTTTTGAGAAGAAAGGAAGTCGTCAACTTTAGAAATTAAATTTTTGCCCAAGCTTCCACCCGGATGGAATTTCGCAAAATCATTGGCTTTAAAATCATTCATTTCCATCAGAGTTACCGCCAAAGCATCTCCCAGAGCCATCTGTAAGGTTGTTGAGCTTGTAGGAGCGAGTTTGTTCGGGCACGCTTCCATATCGACATGAGTATCTAAAATAACTTCTGAAAATTCGGCAAGTTTGCTGTTTTTATTTCCGGTCATTCCGATCAAAGCTGAAGAATAATCTTTCAGATAAGGAACGAGGTTTACAATTTCCGGCGAGTTTCCCGAATTTGAAATGCACAGCACTACATCCTGTCTCTGGATCACCCCCAAATCTCCGTGAATGGCTTCTGAAGCGTGAAGGAATTGAGATGGCGTACCTGTTGAGTTCAACGTTGCTACGATTTTATTAGCGACATGAGCAGATTTTCCGATTCCTACAACAATTAATTTTCCTTTTGCGGAATGTATAATTTCTACAGCCTTTACAAATTGGTCGTCAAGTCTGTTTTTTAGCTTTTCAAGTTCTGAAATCTCTATTTCTAAGGTAGTTTTCGCGATTGAAATGATGTTGGCTCTTTCCATTTTACTTTTATAGGCTATACAAAAAATCTCTTAAATAATGTTATATTTTAAAAAGAATATTTAATATAAATTTTATTTTTAATAAATTCGTTCGCTTTTATTATAAGCAAAAATTTTATAACTTTGGATAAGATGCAAATTTAGCAATAGAAAATTAGATGAGCGCAAAAAAAGCCAATTTATCAGGCGAATTGAAAAAATATTTCGGGTTTTCTACTTTCAAGGGTCAGCAAGAGCAAATCATAGAAAACCTGTTAGAAGGAAAGGATATATTTGTCTTGATGCCGACTGGAGGAGGTAAATCCCTATGCTATCAGCTTCCGGCACTTATATCCGAAGGGACAGCAATCGTAGTTTCGCCTTTAATAGCGTTAATGAAGAATCAGGTAGATGCGGTAAACGGTCTTTCATCTGATGACGGGGTGGCACACGTTTTAAATTCATCATTAAATAAAACACAGACAAAACAGGTTTTCGACGACATCAAAAGCGGGAAAACAAAGCTTCTCTATGTAGCTCCGGAATCATTGATTAAGGATGATTATTTAGAGTTTTTAAAGGAAGTGAAAATTTCTTTCTTTGCGATTGACGAGGCACACTGTATTTCAGAATGGGGTCACGATTTCCGGCCGGAATACAGGAATCTGAAATTAATTATTGATAAAATTGCCGATGTTCCGGTGATTGCCTTAACGGCTACCGCGACTCCTAAAGTTCAGGATGATATCCAGAAAACTCTGGGGATGGCCAATGCTTTGGTTTTTAAAGAAAGTTTCAACAGACCGAATCTCTATTATGAGGTACGTCCGAAAGTGAATGTAGATAAGGAGATTGTTAAATTTATCAATCAACATAAAACTAAATCAGGAATTGTTTACTGTTTAAGCCGAAGAAAGGTTGAAGAATTTGCTCAGCTTTTACAGGTGAACGGAATTAATGCTTTACCTTATCACGCAGGTCTTGACCAAAAAGTAAGGATCACAAACCAGGACAAATTTCTAATGGAGGAAGTGGATGTCATTGTAGCAACCATCGCCTTCGGAATGGGAATTGACAAACCGGATGTCCGTTTTGTGATTCACTACGATTTCCCGAAATCTCTGGAAAGTTATTACCAGGAAACAGGTCGTGCAGGCCGTGATGGCGGAGAAGGGCATTGTCTGGCTTTCTACGATCCGAAAGATATTGAAAAATTAGAAAAATTCCTGGCTCAAAAACCTGTTTCCGAAAGAGAAATCGGGTTGCAGCTTTTAAATGAAGTGGTAGGATATGCCGAAACTTCGATGAGCAGAAGGCAGTATATTTTGTATTATTTCGGTGAAAATTTTGACCCGGTCAATGGAGATGGAGCGAAGATGTGCGACAATTCTTCGAATCCTCCAAAACTGAAAGATGCCACCGATGATCTTAAAAAAGTGTTGGAGCTGATTAAAGATACAGGAGAAAAATTCAAGTCTAAAGATCTGATTTCGGTGATTGCGGGAAAAGAAAACGCAGTGACGAAGTCTTATAAACTCGAACAAAGCTCTTATTTCGGTTTCGGAAAAGAGGAAAAAGATAACCACTGGAAAACGATCTTAAGACAGGCAACCGTGCAGAATTTCTTACAAAAAGATATTGAAACATATGGTGTTTTAAAGATCGCTGAAAAGGGTAAATTGGTATTGGATGGTAAGCTTGAACATTCGTTTTTAATTGCTGAAGACAGAGAATTTGACCTGACTCAGACCAAAGCCGAAAGTGATCAGATTCAGATGCAGTCGGCGGGCGGTTTAGACCAGAATTTATTTACTTTATTAAAGGATTTACGTAAAAAAGTTGCCAAAAAACACGGCATTCCTCCTTACACGGTCTTTATGGATCCGAGTTTGGAAGATATGACGGTTCAGTATCCCATTACGGTAGATGAAATCACAAAAATCTATGGCGTTGGAGAAGGAAAAGCAAAAAAATACGGTAAAGAATTCGCCGATTTTATCCATAAATATGTAGAAGATAACAATATCGAACGTACTCAGGATATGGTTTTGAAGCAGGTAGCGAACAAATCCAGTCATAAAGTTTTCATCATTCAGAGTACCGATAAAAAAATTGATCTTGAAGACATTGCAAGAGCCAAAAATCTTTCGATGGATGAATTGTTGAAGGAAATGGAAAGTATTGTTTATCAAGGAACTAAATTGAATATTGATTATTATATTGAAGATAATTTCGACGAAGACATCGTTGATGGTTTCATGGAATTCATGACAGAATCTGAAAGCGACAGCATGAAAGTATTGCTGGATGAATTCGGTGACGAACTTTCGGATGAAGAAGTAAGAATGTTGAGAATAAAATTCATTAGTGACGTTGCAAACTAAGAGATGAAAAAATATTTGAAGTATACATTTTATACTGCTTTATTCTTTATAGGATGTTACGTTATGATATTTTATGTTTTTAATTTTTTAGTTCAATGGTTTGTACAAGGACGGAAATAAAATAACTTTAAAAGAAATTCTTCCTAAGAGAGTTTCTTTTTTTATTAATTAATTTAACTCTAAGTAATTCTTAATTTAAAAAATAACCATAAAGTTTGTCATGCTGAAAGCATCCCAACCCAACATTTCAGGTATGTTTAGATCCTTCCAGGATGACAAACATAGTGTTAATAATAAAGTGTTCGATTTTTAATTTAAATGAAAATTTTGATCATATTTAATTGTAAGTTAAAAATCATTAATTGTAAATAGAGATTAAAGGTTAATAAAACTTTTTACTAACTTTACAGTGATGAAAAAGATTTCTGTAATTTTTATTCTGCCGGATTTGGAAACCGGAGGCGCAGAAAGGATTGTAACTACGATTGCGAATCACCTCTCCCGAGATCGATTTGAACCTAAGATTTTGCTTTTACGGAAGAAAGGAGGCTATCTCAATTTCCTTAAAAAAGATGTTGAAATTATTGACATCAATACGGAAAGAATCAGGCACTCTTTGAAGCCTATTTTAGGTGAAATCTATCGCCGGAAACCCGATATTGTCTTTTCCGGGTTTGGTGAAGTGAATGCATATTTGTCCTTATTTATCAAGCTTTTCCCAAGAACGAAATTTATTGCCCGCGAAACCAATGTCGTTTCCCAGCATGTCACACGAAAGGAAATCAAATTTTTCTATAATTTTTACAATAATTACGATAAAATCATTGCTCAGAGTGATGATATGATGCGTGATCTGACGAGAAATTTTAAGATTAAATCAGATAAAATTATCAAAATCAATAATCCAGTAGATTTCGATTTTATTGAAGAAAAAATGGCATTTTCCCCTAAGCCCGAATGTTTTAAATATAATTATAAAAATGTAGTAGCCATCGGAAACTTATCGGCCAGAAAAGGGTTTGATAATTTGTTGAAAGTTTTTGCAAGGCTTAAAAATGAAAATATTTTACTCCATATTTTAGGAGACGGAAAAGATCGTGAGGTACTGCATCAGATGAAAGATTTTTTAGGGTTAAAAAATATCGTTTTTCATGGAAGGCAGGAAAATCCGTATCAGTTTTTGAAGTACGCCGATTTATTCATTCTTTCTTCGAGGTATGAAGGGTTTCCGAACGTTTTACTGGAAGCCGGAGCCTGCGGAACATATTCGTTAGCCAACAATTGTCCGGGCGGAATCAATGAAATCATTCAGAATAATATCAACGGCGAGATTTCGGATATCGATAATCCCGAAGATTTTTCCCAGAAAATTATGAGAATTCTTCATGGAAGTTATGATAAAGATTCAATAAAAAATTCTATTAAATCACGATTTTCAAAGAATATTATTTTGGATAGATATGAGAAGGTTTTGTTGGATTTAATGAAAAAATAATGACTGAATTTGCGTTATGGACTCTTATTTTTTTACATTTGACCTTCATTAATTTTATTTAAAATCAATATTTATCAGTGAAGAAAATTCCTCAAATCGGATGTGCCTGCGAAAAGCCTTCCTCGCACTATACTGAATATAGAAGTTCTGAATTGGGCATAGATCATACCAATGGAAGATATGCGGAAGTAACTATTCAGCAATGCAAGCTTTGCCAAAGAATTTGGATTCATTATTTTGTTGAGTTTGAAAGTTTTTCCAAATCCGGAAGATGGTACAAAGGAATCGTTTCTAAAAAAGACCGTCCTAACATAACTCCTGAAAATGCTGTAGAATATTTGGAAGGCCTTGAATGGTATGTTTACGGTGGTTCTTATTTTGAAAGTACGGGAACTATTGGGCAGGGTAAAGTGAATGTTGATTTATAAATTGGCTGGAAGTCTGAAGCTGGAGGTTGGAAGATAATGTATGAATAATTAGACTTAGTGTAAATTTTTAAATTAAAATCAAAATATTCGCAATACTTTAAACTTCCATCACCCATCATCTGTCTTCCATCTCAAAAATTTGACAAATCTCACTTTCTCACGTGGTAATTAATCGTTAAATTTGTAAGAATAAAGAAAGTTAATAATAAACAAATTCATAAAATAACATGAGTCAATTCGATGTTACCGTAATCGGTTCTGGTCCTGGTGGTTATGTTGCTGCAATCCGTGCTGCACAATTAGGTTTCACAACAGCAATTATTGAAAAATATCCAACTTTGGGAGGAACTTGTCTTAACGTGGGATGTATTCCGTCAAAAGCGCTTTTGGACAGCTCTGAACATTTTGAAAACGCAAAACACAATTTTGCAGGTCACGGAATCATTATCAATGAGCCGCAAGCTGACATCGCAAGAATGATTGAGCGTAAAAACGAAGTGGTAAAACAAAATACAGATGGTATCAATTACCTGATGAACAAAAACAAAATCACTGTTTTTGAAGGAGTTGGAAGCTTCGAATCTGCTACTCAGATAAAAGTTACTAAAAACGACGGTTCTACGGAAACGATCGAATCAAAATATACCATCATCGCTACAGGTTCTAAGCCATCTTCTTTACCTTTCATCACATTGGATAAAGAAAGAGTGATCACTTCTACGGAAGCTTTGAATCTTAAAGAAATCCCTAAACATTTGGTAGTAATCGGAGGTGGAGTTATCGGTCTGGAATTAGGTTCTGTTTACCTAAGACTAGGCGCTCAGGTAACTGTTGTTGAGTTTATGGATAAAATCATTCCTACTATGGACGGAGCTTTAAGTAAAGAATTAACTAAAGTTTTGAAAAAACAAGGAATGAAATTCATGCTTTCTACGGCTGTTTCTGCAGTGGAACGAAATGGAGATTCTGTAAAAATCACAGCTAAAGATAAAAAAGGTGAAGAGGTAGTTGTAGAAGGAGATTACTGTTTGGTTTCTGTAGGGAGAAGACCTTACACAGACGGTCTTGGACTGGAAAAAGCTGGTGTAGAGCTTGATGAAAGAGGAAGAGTAAAAACAAACGATCACTTACAGACCAACGTTGCCAATATCTACGCGATCGGAGACGTGATCAAAGGTGCGATGCTGGCTCACAAAGCGGAGGAAGAAGGCGTTTTCGTTGCTGAAACTTTGGCTGGTCAAAAACCTCACATCAACTATAACTTGATTCCTGGTGTTGTGTACACTTGGCCTGAAGTTGCGGGAGTTGGTAAAACTGAAGAACAATTGAAAGAGGAAGGAGTAGCTTACAAAGTAGGTTCTTTCCCGATGAGAGCTTTGGGAAGAAGCCGTGCAAGTGGTGATGTAGATGGTTTGGTTAAAATCATTGCAGACGAAAAAACAGATGAAGTTTTAGGAATGCATATCGTAGGAGCAAGAGCTGCCGACCTTATCGCAGAAGGAGTTATCGCTATGGAATTCCGTGCAAGTGCGGAAGATATCGCAAGAAGTTCTCACGCACACCCAACGTATGCAGAAGCGATCAAAGAAGCGGCATTGGATGCTACGGCGAAAAGACCGATTCATATGTAATATTTGATTAAATATTTTAATTATATAAAAGGAAATCATTTTTGATTTCCTTTTTTTTGGCATAAAAATGGGAAGCGTAATGATAAATTGTATTATGAAGAATATTTTTATCAGTTTGTTCTTTTTTGTAGGAATAAATTCGTTTGCTCAAGAAGCGGGAAGTGTAGGTGAACTTTTGAAAAACGAAGCCTCAAAAACGGAAATGCAATCTCCGAAATCTGGCAATAACAGAAATAATAATTCTAATAATTCTGGTTTTAGAAATCCTAACAAGCAACCGGATATGGGAAGAAACCCCAATTATCAATGGAATCAAAGAAATGGCTATGCTGAAGTTTTTCTGAGAATCCCCGAATATGGCTTTTTTACTGTAGAGCTGGGAGATCAATCTATTTCAAACAGTTCTGGTAAATATAGGTTTTTTGATTTACAGTCAGGAAGAATTCCCATCGCTATTTACAATGATGGATTTTTAGTTTACAGAACAACTCTGATGGTTCAAAATAATAACAGATTGGTTTTAGATTTCTTTACCAATAAAGGGTTGTTTCTGCTGGATTCCTATCCGGTAAAGAATCAATCTTACGGATTTAATGATTGGGATGATGTCTGGAATAATTTTTATGGAAACCCATCTGGAAATTATTTCAATGTGATGGATGATAATACTTTCCGTCAGTTTTTTGAAATGTTGAACAAAAATGCAAAATTTGATGATAATAGACTTTCATTAATCAACCAACAGATGCGCAGTTCAATGTTTACTTCTAAACAAGTATATGAATTGGTAAAATTGATGAGTTTTGATAAAAACAAACTGCAGTTGGCAAAATCTATGTATTCCAGATGTGTAGATAAAGATAGGTATTTTATCGTGTATGATGCCTTTGATTTTGAATCCAGCAGAAGAGATCTTTCAGAATTTATCACAAAAACAAGATAATAAAATTAGAGGCATTTTTGCCTCTTTTTTTTGATTATAATACATTAGTTTGAATCTTAGAAAGCCTACAAAAGGTTAAAATCAAAGATTTTTTTAAACTTATGTATTCTTACTTTGCGGTGTAATAATGAACTTAAATACTCATGTACTAATCTTTTGTATCTTTTGTGGTTAAAATAAAAAGTTTAAACAGACTTTTAAATAAATCTTGCGTTTAAACATTTATAAACCAGCTTTTTTATTACTCAAACTCTAAAACTCTCAAACCCACTCACCCAAAAACTTGCAATTATTTTCCGTACCTTTGTCAGCTAATTCTATCATTACATGCTACTCGGAAAAACTCAGACTTTAAAAATTTCAGAAAAAAACAGTTCAGGATGGATCTTGACGGATGAATCAGGTGAAAAAGCATTTTTACCTAAAATTTTTGCTCAGGATGAAAAAGAAATTGGTGATGAAATTGAAGTTTTCGTGTATCAGGATGATAATAAATTGAAGGCAACAACAGAAATTCCCTTGGCGGAAGTTGGCGAATTTGCGGTGATGAGTTGTGTTCAGAGTCTTCCAAGCGGGGCTTTTATGGATTGGGGAATTATTAAAGATTTATTCATTCCTTACAAACAGCAGAAAACCAAGATCATTGAAGGCAAAAGATACCTCGTTCATATTTATATAGACGACGAACTGGAATTGATCACCGGAACCACAAAATTCAAAAGAAACCCCCAATATCAGGATTTACCCTTCAAAAAAGGAGATAAAGTAGATCTGATTATGATGAATGAAAGCGAATTGGGCTGGAATGTCGTGATTAATAAAAAATACATCGGATTAATTTACACTTCTGATGTTTTCAAAAAATTATATCCTTTATCTGAAGAATCAGGCTATATCAAAGCGATCCGTGAAGATGGAAAAATCGACGTTTCCCTTCAGCCGGAAGGTTTTGAAAATATTGATGAATTCAAACAGAAGATTCTCGATAAACTGGAAGAAAACTACGGTTTGCTTTATCTTTCAGACAAATCTTCCCCCGAAGAAATCAAGGATGAAGTTCAGATGAGTAAGAAAAACTTCAAAAAAGCGATCGGCGGACTTTATAAAGATAAGATCATCGATATTTCAGAAGATAAAATCAAATTATTATAAAAATAAAAAGGAGCAGAATTTTCTGCTCCTTTTTTGTTACTCTCTATTTTTTATCAGTAACCAACCGGTATAAACCCTGCCGTCGGAAACTTTTATCGTGTACCAATAATTACCGGTAGGAATTGGAGTTCCATTTAATTTTCCATCCCATTCCATTGGTTTTTTAGATATGATTTGTTTGAAAACCGGAAGACCTCTTCTGTCGTACACATTCACTTCAGTTCCGGGATAATTTTCAAGACCTGCAATCTTCCATTTATCATTAAATCCGTCTCCGTTTGGCGTAATGGCATTCGGAATATTAAAGATGGAAAACGGCTTCTGACCGATGATGCAGCCTCCTTTTGTTCTTACATAAACGATGTATTCTCCGATATTTAAATTAGTGAAAATATTAGAATCCTGCCACGTAAAATTATCCAGTGAATATTCGAAATTTCCTGTTCCCGAAAGAATAACCGTAGCAGAATTATTATTAATATGTACAGCAACAATCTCGGGCAAAACAGTATAGCTTACCTCTGTATTATCTGTATTTTGACATCCAAAACTATTCGTGACGGTCACAGAATAATTCCCCGGTGTTGAAATTGTGATCGACTGCGTTGTCTCCCCTGTACTCCATACATATGATGAATAACCACTTCCAGCATCCAAAGTTACTGTTTTACCTTTACAGAAATCAATTTTTTCAGGAAGGCTGAATTCCGGTTTCGGATTTAATGTTAAACTTAATCTTATTATTTTAAAACATCCGTCCGGCGTTAAAACTTTTACATGAATCACCGTTGATCCCACATTCAAAGTATAGTTCGAAGGATTGGGAATCGGGTTTCCAAGATCGTCTGTGTAAACGAATGTATAACTTCCGGGATTGGCAATGATATTACTTTGATAGGATGTTAAATTTACGATCATTGAACCTCCTGTTGTGGCATTACATAATGTTGTAGAATAATCATTGGCAGGAACATTATTTGTAGAAAGTGTGACAGCAATAGCCAGTTTTTCTGACTCACAATTATTTAAAGTCTGAGTAACAAAATATGTCACTCCATGAACCAGAGGAGTTGTTAATGGCAGAACATTACCTGCAGCATCATAAAATATTAATGATGTTCCCGTAACAACCAGGTTAGCTAAAGTCGGGCTTGAAGATGCACAAAAATCCTGAGCCGAATTTCCTGTTGGTTTAGGTGTTTCGTTAATGGTTACCTGAATGGCTGTTTTATTACTTTCACAACCATTAATTGTTTGTGAAGCATAGTAAGTCTGTCCGTTTACAAGCGCTGTTGTCGGCGCCAGGATATTTCCCGCTGCGTCGTACCATTTTATATTTTGCCCTGTGATTTGGATATTTGAAACGGTTGGGTGATTGCTTGCGCAGAAGATTTGCTGCGGGTTTGCTGTAGTTGGCAAAGCTGGAGCTGTTACAATTACATTTTGGTTTTGTGTCGAAACATTTCCGTTTCCATCATTGTATGTCCAGTGAATGACATAAGTTCCCGGAAGAGAGTAGGAAAGAGGATCGGTGGTTGTCGCTGTAATCGTTCCTGCGCAATTGTCTGTAGCTGTAGGAATCGTTGAAACAACCGTGTGACAATCTCCAGTAATGTCAGCAAGTGTGGCTATATTAGGGACTGGTGCAACATTGTCACCTACGACTACGTTTACAGTGAAAGTACCATCACAAGCACCAGAACCAGCAACCTGGCAAGCATATGTTCCGGCATTGGCAGCTGTTGCATTCGGGATTGTTGGATTTTGCTGTGTTGAGGTAAATCCGTTTGGTCCTGTCCAATTATAAGTTGCCCCTCCTGTAGCATTAAGTTGAATCGTTGAATTAATACAAACCGGAGAATTTGATGAAACTACAGCAGAAGAAGTACAATCTTGAAATTTTGCAATAAATATATCATTTGATGGATGACCTCCTTGTTGCTGAAAGGTTCCGGGAGTAGCAATTCCTGTAGTATTGTTACTGGACATACCTGTAAAATATATATAACCTTCGTTGTCTTTTGTCACATATCCTAGCTGTGTACCTCCGTTTCCTCCATAAAAAGTTCCCCACTGTTTTACAATATTAGAATCATACTTTATCATGAAGGTCTTTAGATACGGTCCCGTATCTTCCATGTAAGCATTAGGTGTTGCAATATCTGTCTGATGAAGATGATGACATAATCCGGCAAAAAATACATTACCTGTGCTGTCAATATGCGCCG from Chryseobacterium wanjuense includes these protein-coding regions:
- a CDS encoding CvfB family protein, which encodes MLLGKTQTLKISEKNSSGWILTDESGEKAFLPKIFAQDEKEIGDEIEVFVYQDDNKLKATTEIPLAEVGEFAVMSCVQSLPSGAFMDWGIIKDLFIPYKQQKTKIIEGKRYLVHIYIDDELELITGTTKFKRNPQYQDLPFKKGDKVDLIMMNESELGWNVVINKKYIGLIYTSDVFKKLYPLSEESGYIKAIREDGKIDVSLQPEGFENIDEFKQKILDKLEENYGLLYLSDKSSPEEIKDEVQMSKKNFKKAIGGLYKDKIIDISEDKIKLL
- a CDS encoding DUF7948 domain-containing protein; translation: MRKIFFLFTVLCCGFFFSQKKLSQNNEYFFYENKGQIIDQDGKENLDVKYLFHSAGLNVQLKKNGFSYDVYEIKKTVNPNSSKFKKDQSLNAKTYFKDEFLYENQFHRIDIELLNSNKNVSIIAEGKSSDYDNYYNIPNKSKGITNVHRFQKVLYKNIYPNIDLVFFKPKDTLKPIEYNFIINPGGRISDIKMKFNGAATSIKDNKLLMKVRFGEMYENIPNSWILGSKKENIDVSFRDLGDQTFGFNAPINSSNKTIVIDPVPTRVWGSYAGGFGEDYGKIKTDSQSTGYIFGATASPTNISTSGAYQQNLTGGFDAFLMKITKNGQKLWSTYFGTIKDDSFNDVAFDENFNIYAGGEILRQASNQDVVLVKFDTNGVLLYQKDFIGNSPEDFYTISYNNNQVFLGGQTMSADFPSLNAPQPAKLSPNGYTDGFITTVDALTGNTLRSTFFGVADHSTSIFNIFSSTGDLEVIGATRSPNIPMVNPFQSTFAGVTDGLYLKFSKTTGTLLRSSYFGNSIQDYVWEARIINNTLILAGEFPDLTGPVYGPAGIWKIDLNTNAVTKTNLPFQYQVQLTAHIDSTGNVFFAGLCHHLHQTDIATPNAYMEDTGPYLKTFMIKYDSNIVKQWGTFYGGNGGTQLGYVTKDNEGYIYFTGMSSNNTTGIATPGTFQQQGGHPSNDIFIAKFQDCTSSAVVSSNSPVCINSTIQLNATGGATYNWTGPNGFTSTQQNPTIPNATAANAGTYACQVAGSGACDGTFTVNVVVGDNVAPVPNIATLADITGDCHTVVSTIPTATDNCAGTITATTTDPLSYSLPGTYVIHWTYNDGNGNVSTQNQNVIVTAPALPTTANPQQIFCASNHPTVSNIQITGQNIKWYDAAGNILAPTTALVNGQTYYASQTINGCESNKTAIQVTINETPKPTGNSAQDFCASSSPTLANLVVTGTSLIFYDAAGNVLPLTTPLVHGVTYFVTQTLNNCESEKLAIAVTLSTNNVPANDYSTTLCNATTGGSMIVNLTSYQSNIIANPGSYTFVYTDDLGNPIPNPSNYTLNVGSTVIHVKVLTPDGCFKIIRLSLTLNPKPEFSLPEKIDFCKGKTVTLDAGSGYSSYVWSTGETTQSITISTPGNYSVTVTNSFGCQNTDNTEVSYTVLPEIVAVHINNNSATVILSGTGNFEYSLDNFTWQDSNIFTNLNIGEYIVYVRTKGGCIIGQKPFSIFNIPNAITPNGDGFNDKWKIAGLENYPGTEVNVYDRRGLPVFKQIISKKPMEWDGKLNGTPIPTGNYWYTIKVSDGRVYTGWLLIKNRE